A window of Juglans regia cultivar Chandler chromosome 7, Walnut 2.0, whole genome shotgun sequence contains these coding sequences:
- the LOC109003285 gene encoding U11/U12 small nuclear ribonucleoprotein 31 kDa protein, which produces MVRKSNSSDDDDDTFYHRYPSSSSSYTNPTATTPSKRHNNKPKGGGSGGLAPSKSTVYVSNLDYSLTNSDLHQLFSNFGKVARVTVLKDRATRLSRGVAFIQFVSPGDAVSAERQMQGKILNGRTISASIAADNGRAPEFIRKRVYKDKSRCYECGDLGHLSYECPKNQLGPRERPIPKRSRGGGAQKEEEEEEETGFDNGGDDEERFDDDNWASVVDDGAGQRLLTGEEREGLARDKKKKKAKKASYFSDESDHEDD; this is translated from the coding sequence ATGGTGCGGAAGAGTAACAGCagcgacgacgacgacgacacCTTCTACCACCGCTacccttcttcctcttcttcttatACAAATCCCACGGCCACCACCCCCTCGAAACGTCACAATAACAAACCCAAAGGCGGTGGCTCCGGCGGCCTCGCCCCCTCCAAGTCGACTGTCTACGTATCGAACCTCGACTACTCCCTCACCAACTCCGACCTCCACCAGCTCTTCTCCAACTTTGGCAAAGTCGCGCGCGTGACCGTTCTCAAGGACCGCGCAACCCGCCTCAGCCGCGGCGTCGCCTTTATCCAATTCGTCTCCCCGGGAGACGCGGTCTCCGCGGAGCGTCAGATGCAAGGGAAGATCCTCAATGGGAGGACCATCTCGGCTTCCATCGCGGCCGACAACGGCCGAGCCCCGGAATTCATCAGGAAGCGGGTATACAAGGATAAGTCCCGCTGCTACGAGTGCGGCGATCTGGGCCACCTCTCCTACGAGTGCCCTAAGAACCAGCTGGGCCCCAGGGAGCGCCCCATTCCCAAAAGATCTCGTGGCGGCGGGGCacagaaggaggaggaggaagaagaggaaacgGGTTTTGACAATGGTGGGGACGATGAGGAGCGATTTGACGATGATAATTGGGCGTCGGTAGTGGACGATGGTGCCGGCCAGAGGTTATTGACGGGGGAAGAGCGCGAGGGGTTGGCTAGggataagaagaagaagaaggccaAGAAAGCTAGCTATTTTAGCGACGAGAGCGATCATGAGGATGATTGA